Proteins from a genomic interval of Kitasatospora kifunensis:
- a CDS encoding helix-turn-helix domain-containing protein: protein MTTETLISPPRQPRWWLSDITLLTADKAAGPLVHLPDAATSLVLRTASATRETELLVVGPRTRAAYHTGKDFPPCLRIRLRPGAARLLLGVSMRELVDRVIPLGELMGGTAGLAERTSGEPEIVLKRIEAALLDGRSGADLARSRLVGTAAEVLTARCDGRREQLPALARRLAVSERHLRDLFTDHVGIAPKRFERIARVRQVLTHGRTGTPRWAQLATTTGYYDQSHLTADFRALIDVPPAAFFAGRLPALHPCQAMADHEVIGSSHDGTSHPPGLLRSWRHRRQRVGRRP, encoded by the coding sequence ATGACCACCGAGACCCTCATCTCTCCTCCCCGCCAGCCGCGTTGGTGGCTCAGCGACATCACGCTGCTGACAGCCGACAAGGCCGCCGGGCCGCTGGTGCACCTGCCGGACGCCGCCACCTCGCTGGTCCTGCGCACGGCGTCGGCGACCAGGGAGACCGAGTTACTGGTGGTCGGCCCGCGCACCCGTGCCGCCTACCACACCGGCAAGGACTTCCCGCCGTGCCTACGGATCCGCCTCCGCCCGGGCGCGGCAAGGCTGTTGCTTGGGGTGTCAATGCGCGAGCTGGTCGACCGGGTGATTCCGCTCGGTGAACTAATGGGCGGGACAGCGGGGTTGGCGGAGCGGACGAGTGGTGAGCCGGAAATCGTGCTCAAGCGGATCGAGGCGGCGCTGCTCGACGGGCGTAGCGGAGCGGACCTGGCGCGGAGCAGGCTGGTCGGGACGGCCGCCGAGGTGCTGACCGCGCGGTGCGACGGCCGGCGCGAGCAACTCCCCGCCCTGGCCCGCCGACTCGCCGTCAGCGAGCGCCACCTGCGCGACCTGTTCACCGATCACGTGGGCATCGCGCCCAAGCGATTCGAACGCATCGCCCGCGTCCGCCAGGTCCTCACCCACGGCCGCACAGGAACGCCCCGGTGGGCGCAGCTCGCCACGACCACCGGCTACTACGACCAGTCGCATCTGACCGCTGACTTCCGGGCCCTGATAGACGTACCCCCGGCCGCGTTCTTCGCCGGCCGCCTGCCTGCCCTGCACCCCTGCCAGGCGATGGCCGATCACGAAGTGATTGGATCCTCGCATGACGGAACTTCACATCCTCCGGGTCTTCTGCGGTCCTGGCGGCACCGCCGGCAACGCGTTGGGCGTCGTCCGTGA
- a CDS encoding carboxylesterase/lipase family protein, which yields MFRTMHGAASGATSGARKPRGSRSSGLAAGAAVLGLLVASALGAASPAGAATAPANKATTSNCRTTTSLGRVQGLPQGGVCSYLGLPYAAPPTGALRFKPPAPVAPWHGTLQATATKPGCPQDLSVIDQGVEDCLYTNVWQPRGGGSHKPVMVFIHGGADELGSAGESVFNGAELAARGDAVVVNMDYRLGILGWTELGGLDPKYAGSGNNGLRDQIAALTWVQKHIASFGGDASDVTVFGESEGAISIDALLAGDHPERLFHRAILESGPGYLVHTQEYAKAAATHILAAGNVTGMAQLDAMSTTQVLQLQEKAQDGIAGLADAIFFGPSIDGRLIPGPVVDRIAAGSARNVEIMAGTNENETDYWALFEPQVLDLPLSGYRSFPAELADRKQQMYDTYAADRPGLSEGRVVNAMITDQTQRVPTLRLAEAQSRWRPTYVYQFNWHVPYVAGLPAAQNLGAMHTLELPFVFGNLDLGAVPRGAATLAAQRPQLTSLSDDMMDSWTAFARCGAPGWPSYTPAARATRIWDLKPSVQNAPQERERELWNDYSFPAWSFQSWGRSPVN from the coding sequence GTGTTCCGCACCATGCACGGAGCAGCAAGCGGCGCGACGTCAGGGGCCAGGAAGCCGCGGGGTAGCCGGAGTTCGGGCCTGGCGGCCGGGGCGGCGGTGCTCGGCCTGTTGGTCGCCAGCGCGCTCGGCGCGGCGAGTCCGGCAGGCGCCGCGACAGCCCCTGCCAACAAGGCCACCACCAGCAACTGCCGCACGACGACCTCGCTGGGGCGGGTGCAAGGGCTGCCGCAGGGCGGGGTCTGTTCCTACCTCGGCCTGCCGTACGCCGCGCCGCCCACCGGTGCCCTGCGCTTCAAGCCACCGGCGCCGGTCGCGCCGTGGCACGGGACGCTGCAGGCCACCGCCACCAAGCCCGGCTGCCCGCAGGATCTCAGCGTGATCGACCAGGGGGTCGAGGACTGCCTCTACACCAACGTCTGGCAGCCGCGCGGCGGCGGATCGCACAAGCCCGTCATGGTCTTCATCCACGGCGGCGCCGACGAACTCGGTTCCGCCGGCGAGTCGGTGTTCAACGGGGCCGAGCTGGCCGCGCGCGGCGACGCGGTCGTGGTCAACATGGACTACCGGCTCGGCATCCTGGGCTGGACCGAACTCGGCGGCCTGGACCCGAAGTACGCCGGCTCGGGCAACAACGGGCTGCGCGACCAGATCGCGGCGCTGACCTGGGTGCAGAAGCACATCGCCTCGTTCGGCGGCGACGCCTCCGACGTCACGGTCTTCGGCGAGTCGGAGGGTGCGATCTCGATCGACGCGCTGCTCGCGGGCGACCACCCGGAGCGGCTCTTCCACCGGGCCATCCTGGAGAGCGGTCCTGGCTACCTGGTGCACACCCAGGAGTACGCCAAGGCCGCCGCCACGCACATCCTGGCGGCCGGAAACGTCACCGGCATGGCGCAGTTGGACGCGATGAGCACCACCCAGGTGCTACAGCTCCAGGAGAAGGCCCAGGACGGCATCGCCGGGCTGGCCGACGCGATCTTCTTCGGCCCGTCCATCGACGGCCGGCTCATCCCCGGCCCGGTGGTCGACCGGATCGCGGCGGGCAGCGCCCGCAACGTCGAGATCATGGCCGGTACCAACGAGAACGAGACCGACTACTGGGCGCTGTTCGAACCCCAGGTACTGGACCTCCCACTCAGTGGCTACCGCAGCTTCCCCGCCGAATTGGCCGACCGCAAACAGCAGATGTACGACACGTACGCGGCCGACCGCCCTGGGCTCTCCGAGGGGCGGGTGGTGAACGCGATGATCACCGACCAGACCCAGCGGGTCCCCACCCTGCGGCTGGCCGAGGCCCAGTCGCGCTGGCGGCCCACCTACGTCTACCAGTTCAACTGGCACGTCCCGTACGTCGCGGGGCTGCCCGCCGCGCAGAACCTCGGCGCGATGCACACGCTGGAGCTGCCGTTCGTCTTCGGCAACCTCGACTTGGGCGCCGTGCCGCGCGGGGCGGCCACGTTGGCGGCGCAGCGTCCCCAACTCACCAGTCTCTCCGACGACATGATGGACTCCTGGACCGCCTTCGCGCGCTGCGGCGCACCCGGCTGGCCGTCCTACACCCCGGCGGCGCGGGCCACCCGGATCTGGGACCTGAAGCCGAGCGTGCAGAACGCCCCGCAAGAGCGGGAACGCGAGTTGTGGAACGACTACTCGTTCCCGGCCTGGAGCTTCCAGAGCTGGGGGCGGTCACCGGTGAACTGA
- a CDS encoding polysaccharide deacetylase family protein, producing the protein MPVLGTHRTLLRRAAGGCAAILTLALACACGSSQSTTSAEQAHPSPSMTLSAGPSASAGASAGASTGASASASASASTSASTSATGAGAGASAGASASPSRPISSNSSSSSGSPSSPGFSLSPSAPASSAPVAPATTAAAPVPAKDAPGSSIAYSTASGGHTVALTFDDGPGPATSQVLALLAQYHVKATFCEIGTQAHDNPALVKQILADGHRLCDHTVHHPQPMHTLPHDKQAYEIDAAKDMITTAGGPGAQVSWFRAPGGDFSADNRQIAVQAGLRPLGWTVDTRDWSKPGVPAIIANVKKELRPGGIILMHDGGGDRSQTVAALKQLLPWLVQQGYTFDFPAS; encoded by the coding sequence ATGCCCGTCCTCGGCACCCACCGCACCCTGCTCCGCCGCGCCGCCGGCGGCTGCGCCGCGATCCTCACCCTCGCGCTCGCCTGCGCCTGCGGGAGTTCACAGAGCACGACGTCAGCGGAGCAGGCGCACCCGAGCCCGAGCATGACGTTGAGCGCGGGCCCGAGTGCCAGTGCAGGTGCGAGCGCGGGTGCCAGCACGGGTGCGAGCGCCAGCGCCAGCGCGAGCGCCAGTACGAGCGCCAGTACGAGCGCCACGGGTGCGGGTGCGGGGGCCAGTGCAGGTGCGAGTGCCTCCCCCAGCCGCCCCATCAGCTCCAACAGCTCCAGCAGCTCCGGCAGCCCCAGCAGCCCCGGGTTCTCGCTCTCCCCGAGCGCGCCCGCCTCCTCGGCCCCGGTCGCCCCGGCGACCACCGCGGCGGCGCCGGTCCCCGCCAAGGACGCGCCCGGCTCCTCGATCGCCTACTCCACCGCGAGCGGCGGCCACACCGTGGCGCTCACCTTCGACGACGGCCCGGGCCCGGCCACCAGCCAAGTCCTCGCCCTGCTCGCCCAGTACCACGTCAAGGCGACCTTCTGCGAGATAGGCACGCAGGCCCACGACAACCCGGCCCTGGTCAAGCAGATCCTGGCCGACGGCCACCGCCTGTGCGACCACACCGTGCACCACCCGCAGCCGATGCACACGCTGCCGCACGACAAGCAGGCCTACGAGATCGACGCGGCCAAGGACATGATCACCACGGCCGGCGGCCCGGGGGCCCAGGTCAGCTGGTTCCGCGCCCCGGGCGGCGACTTCAGCGCCGACAACCGCCAGATCGCCGTCCAGGCCGGTCTGCGCCCGCTCGGCTGGACGGTCGACACCCGTGACTGGTCCAAGCCCGGCGTCCCGGCGATCATCGCCAACGTGAAGAAGGAGCTGCGTCCGGGCGGCATCATCCTGATGCACGACGGTGGCGGCGACCGCAGCCAGACCGTGGCCGCCCTCAAGCAGCTGCTCCCCTGGCTGGTCCAGCAGGGCTACACCTTCGACTTCCCCGCCAGCTGA
- a CDS encoding PhzF family phenazine biosynthesis protein, which translates to MTELHILRVFCGPGGTAGNALGVVRDGGAVTGERERQAVAAELGFSETVFVDDAVRGRVDIYTPSVRLLFAGHPLVGTGWLLRREGSALDVLRPPAGDVPLRQDEEFSWIRARAQWAAGRRTQQFASVAEVDALPAPPEGSGWLYAWAWQDEAAGRVRARAFPRRGDNIAEDEATGAAALVLTGELGRALDIRQGVGSQILTRPHADGTIEVGGRVVLESIREL; encoded by the coding sequence ATGACGGAACTTCACATCCTCCGGGTCTTCTGCGGTCCTGGCGGCACCGCCGGCAACGCGTTGGGCGTCGTCCGTGACGGTGGTGCGGTGACCGGTGAGCGGGAGCGGCAGGCGGTGGCGGCCGAACTGGGCTTCAGCGAGACGGTCTTCGTCGACGACGCGGTGCGGGGCCGGGTCGACATCTACACGCCGAGTGTCCGACTGCTCTTCGCCGGGCACCCGTTGGTGGGGACGGGCTGGCTGCTGCGGCGCGAGGGCAGCGCGCTGGACGTCCTGCGCCCGCCGGCCGGGGACGTACCGCTGCGCCAGGACGAGGAGTTCAGCTGGATCCGCGCCCGTGCACAGTGGGCCGCCGGACGGCGCACGCAGCAGTTCGCCTCGGTGGCGGAGGTCGACGCCCTCCCCGCGCCGCCGGAGGGCAGCGGCTGGCTGTACGCCTGGGCCTGGCAGGACGAAGCCGCCGGCCGGGTCCGCGCCCGCGCCTTCCCCCGCCGTGGGGACAACATCGCCGAGGACGAGGCGACCGGCGCCGCGGCGCTCGTGCTGACCGGGGAGCTCGGCCGCGCGCTCGACATCCGGCAGGGCGTCGGCTCGCAGATCCTGACCCGGCCACACGCCGACGGCACGATCGAGGTCGGCGGCCGGGTGGTCCTGGAGAGCATCCGGGAGCTTTAG
- a CDS encoding MmcQ/YjbR family DNA-binding protein, with protein MTPDQLRAACLEFNGAEELFPFGPETSVFKVGGKIFAISALDGEPLRVSLKCEPEIAVQLRAAYPAITGGWHLNKRHWNTVLLDGSVPDALVGEMIEDSYDLIVSRLPRRQQLALDWSGLSVHR; from the coding sequence ATGACGCCCGATCAGCTCCGCGCCGCCTGCCTGGAGTTCAACGGGGCCGAGGAGCTGTTCCCGTTCGGCCCCGAGACCTCCGTCTTCAAGGTGGGCGGAAAGATCTTCGCGATCAGCGCGCTGGACGGCGAGCCGCTGCGGGTGAGCCTCAAGTGCGAACCCGAGATCGCCGTTCAGCTGCGGGCGGCCTATCCGGCGATCACCGGGGGCTGGCACCTCAACAAGCGGCACTGGAACACGGTGCTGCTCGACGGCTCGGTGCCGGACGCGCTGGTCGGCGAGATGATCGAGGACTCCTACGACCTGATCGTCTCCCGCCTGCCGCGCCGCCAGCAGCTCGCGCTGGACTGGTCAGGCCTGTCAGTTCACCGGTGA
- a CDS encoding MMPL family transporter gives MFHRIGQFVVKRAWWVIVAWLIAAVAISVTAPKLASSDDESDFLPRHYESIVASDLQQQAFPEAFTPSAMLLFQRTDGGQLTADDKAAMTKVTDGLTAEHIQYVQTIVPVNDKSISKDGKYALSLIGYDKNAPQSNTDTTKKLRDDAKTLAGGTDLKVQLGGQAATNLDQQDSSSTADALIFLGSFVLIVVILAFIFRSAIISILPLLLIMAVIMPTSNALIADATKLFGLKANSTMSAILIVVLLGVGTDYFLFLMFRYRERLRAGEPRKQAMVSAIGRVGEAIASAAGAVTVAFAVLILSSLGLFKAIGPALAIAVVTTAIASITLVPAVLSVIPEKALFWPGKKWRVEKPGARFAALGRMTQRRPGLVAAVSGGFLILLTLCSLGYKGTFDLASGSMPKTKESMVVQNTVMSAFSAGASDPSQVYVTSTNGSPLDKSTFPAYTAALGGVKGVSEVAPQPLLSKDGMTADFSVTLKDDPASNAAIATMDGLRSTAHSAAPAGTKALVGGQTAVEADINAAMDHDYKTVFPIAAVLIMVILGLLLRSVVAPWYLMASVGLGFGATLGATSVVFQKFDHQSGLMFMLPIFIYLFVVAIGTDYNILMIARLREEAREGRSPREAAYEAIKHGGPTVASAGSILAASFATFMLAGNVLFSEIGFSIAFGIALSAFVMAMFFTPALTALLGRMAWWPGHQEPEPVAPGQWTERDELVAARYRK, from the coding sequence ATGTTCCACCGAATCGGACAATTCGTCGTCAAGCGTGCCTGGTGGGTGATAGTCGCCTGGCTCATCGCTGCCGTCGCGATCTCCGTGACAGCCCCGAAGTTGGCCTCCTCGGACGACGAGAGCGACTTCCTGCCCCGCCACTACGAGTCGATCGTCGCCTCGGACCTGCAGCAGCAGGCCTTCCCGGAGGCGTTCACGCCCAGCGCGATGCTGCTGTTCCAGCGCACCGACGGCGGCCAGCTGACCGCGGACGACAAGGCCGCGATGACCAAGGTCACCGACGGGCTGACGGCTGAGCACATCCAGTACGTGCAGACCATCGTCCCGGTCAACGACAAGTCGATCTCGAAGGACGGCAAGTACGCGCTGTCCCTGATCGGCTACGACAAGAACGCGCCGCAGTCCAACACCGACACGACCAAGAAGCTGCGCGACGACGCCAAGACGCTGGCCGGTGGCACCGACCTCAAGGTCCAGTTGGGCGGCCAGGCCGCGACCAACCTCGACCAGCAGGACTCGTCCAGCACCGCCGACGCGCTGATCTTCCTGGGCAGCTTCGTGCTGATCGTGGTGATCCTCGCCTTCATCTTCCGTAGCGCGATCATCTCGATCCTGCCGCTGCTGCTGATCATGGCCGTGATCATGCCGACCAGTAACGCGCTGATCGCGGATGCCACCAAGCTGTTCGGTCTCAAGGCCAACAGCACCATGTCGGCCATCCTGATCGTGGTGCTGCTCGGGGTCGGGACGGACTACTTCCTCTTCCTGATGTTCCGCTACCGAGAGCGGCTGAGGGCGGGTGAGCCACGCAAGCAGGCCATGGTCAGCGCGATCGGCCGGGTCGGCGAGGCGATCGCCTCCGCGGCCGGCGCGGTCACCGTCGCCTTCGCCGTGCTGATCCTCTCCAGCCTCGGGCTCTTCAAGGCGATCGGTCCGGCCCTGGCCATCGCCGTCGTCACCACCGCGATCGCCTCCATCACCCTGGTTCCGGCCGTGCTGTCGGTGATCCCGGAGAAGGCGCTCTTCTGGCCCGGCAAGAAGTGGCGCGTGGAGAAGCCGGGGGCCCGGTTCGCCGCGCTCGGCCGGATGACCCAGCGCCGTCCCGGCCTGGTGGCCGCGGTCTCCGGCGGCTTCCTGATCCTGCTGACCCTCTGCTCGCTCGGCTACAAGGGCACCTTCGACCTGGCCTCCGGCTCGATGCCGAAGACCAAGGAGTCGATGGTGGTCCAGAACACCGTGATGTCGGCCTTCTCGGCCGGCGCCTCCGACCCCTCGCAGGTCTACGTCACCTCCACCAACGGCTCCCCGTTGGACAAGTCGACCTTCCCCGCCTACACGGCGGCGCTCGGCGGGGTCAAGGGTGTCTCCGAGGTCGCCCCGCAGCCCTTGCTGAGCAAGGACGGCATGACCGCCGACTTCTCCGTGACGCTCAAGGACGACCCGGCCTCCAACGCGGCCATCGCCACGATGGACGGGCTGCGCTCCACCGCGCACTCCGCGGCCCCCGCGGGCACCAAGGCCCTGGTCGGCGGTCAGACGGCGGTCGAGGCGGACATCAACGCCGCGATGGACCACGACTACAAGACGGTCTTCCCGATCGCCGCGGTGCTGATCATGGTGATCCTCGGCCTGCTGCTGCGCAGCGTGGTTGCCCCGTGGTACCTGATGGCCTCGGTCGGCCTGGGCTTCGGTGCCACGCTCGGTGCCACCAGCGTGGTCTTCCAGAAGTTCGACCACCAGTCCGGCCTGATGTTCATGCTGCCGATCTTCATCTACCTCTTCGTGGTGGCGATCGGTACCGACTACAACATCCTGATGATCGCCCGCCTGCGGGAGGAGGCCCGCGAGGGCCGCAGCCCGCGCGAGGCGGCCTACGAGGCGATCAAGCACGGCGGCCCGACGGTGGCCTCGGCCGGGTCGATCCTGGCGGCCTCCTTCGCCACCTTCATGCTGGCCGGCAACGTGCTCTTCAGTGAGATCGGCTTCTCGATCGCCTTCGGCATCGCGCTGTCGGCCTTCGTGATGGCGATGTTCTTCACCCCGGCGCTCACCGCGCTGCTCGGCCGCATGGCCTGGTGGCCCGGTCACCAGGAGCCGGAGCCGGTCGCGCCGGGCCAGTGGACCGAGCGTGACGAGCTGGTGGCGGCCCGCTACCGCAAGTAG
- a CDS encoding cold-shock protein, with translation MATGTVKWFNSEKGFGFIEQEGGGPDVFAHYSNINANGFRELVEGQHVEFDVTQGQKGPQAENIRVI, from the coding sequence ATGGCTACCGGCACCGTGAAGTGGTTCAACAGCGAAAAGGGCTTCGGCTTCATTGAGCAGGAGGGTGGCGGCCCGGACGTGTTCGCCCACTACTCCAACATCAACGCCAACGGCTTCCGCGAGCTCGTTGAGGGCCAGCACGTCGAGTTCGACGTGACCCAGGGCCAGAAGGGCCCGCAGGCCGAGAACATCCGCGTCATCTGA
- a CDS encoding phosphotransferase enzyme family protein has product MISPSPSPFTEARARALLAQACASAGLRPEAGVRLLALGENAVFELGDPAVVAKVGRAAALTARAARELAVARWLDGAGIPVVRPADAQVEAQRGGVITAEGHPVTFWRRLAPAVRPADSTDLAPLLRALHGLTAPAAPGEPLPRRDLLAPVERWLRAAEGHLDPGDAAFLLARRAELAAAVQGLTPALPPGVIHGDALPRNVHVEQGGPVLLDLENVADDLREHDLVTLALSRDRYGVPEQEYLAFTRAYGWDVRDWEGCAVLRGARETASAAWVAQQVPGNPAALAEFRRRVASLREADAGVRWFAF; this is encoded by the coding sequence ATGATCTCGCCCTCCCCGTCACCGTTCACCGAGGCACGAGCTCGCGCGCTGCTCGCCCAGGCCTGTGCGAGCGCGGGCCTGCGCCCCGAGGCGGGCGTGCGGCTGCTGGCGCTGGGAGAGAACGCCGTCTTCGAACTCGGCGACCCGGCGGTGGTGGCCAAGGTGGGTCGAGCGGCCGCGCTGACCGCCCGCGCGGCGCGCGAGCTGGCCGTCGCCCGCTGGCTGGACGGTGCCGGCATCCCGGTGGTCCGGCCCGCCGACGCGCAGGTCGAGGCGCAGCGGGGCGGGGTGATCACCGCCGAGGGGCATCCGGTCACCTTCTGGCGGCGGCTCGCCCCGGCGGTGCGCCCGGCGGACAGCACGGACCTCGCGCCGCTGCTGCGCGCGCTGCACGGACTCACCGCCCCGGCCGCGCCGGGCGAGCCACTGCCGCGCCGGGACCTGCTGGCCCCGGTGGAGCGCTGGCTGCGGGCCGCCGAAGGCCACCTCGACCCGGGCGACGCCGCGTTCCTGCTCGCCCGCCGCGCCGAGCTGGCTGCCGCGGTCCAGGGGCTGACCCCCGCGCTGCCGCCCGGCGTGATCCACGGCGACGCGTTGCCGCGCAACGTCCACGTCGAGCAGGGCGGACCGGTGCTGCTGGACCTGGAGAACGTCGCCGACGACCTGCGCGAGCACGACCTGGTGACCCTGGCCCTGAGCCGCGACCGGTACGGCGTGCCGGAGCAGGAGTACCTCGCTTTCACCCGCGCCTACGGCTGGGACGTCCGGGACTGGGAGGGCTGCGCGGTGCTCCGCGGAGCCCGGGAGACGGCGAGCGCGGCGTGGGTGGCGCAGCAGGTGCCAGGCAACCCGGCGGCCCTGGCGGAGTTCCGCCGACGGGTGGCCTCACTGCGGGAGGCAGACGCGGGGGTGCGGTGGTTCGCGTTCTGA
- a CDS encoding MMPL family transporter: MSAIPAPVPRQATFAPWRRPARTLAWLLFVILVGCLGGSAGSHQVTDAGSVPGQVAQTAEILDQAGLTRPPGEIVLVQSATWTTDDPAFRTEVDQVIAAVDITGKTADLHSPYDTKAISADRHSALVQFSVVGDSDQASNNVTAPLTSVAAVQRGDHSFTVAEFGEASSNKWFADQFKDDSAGADWTAVPLALGILLIAFGALVVAGAPPATGRPTGRRIDRPTGRPRVVGVDR; the protein is encoded by the coding sequence TTGTCAGCCATCCCAGCGCCAGTGCCGCGTCAGGCGACCTTCGCCCCGTGGCGACGCCCGGCACGCACTCTCGCCTGGCTGCTCTTCGTCATCCTGGTCGGCTGCCTGGGCGGCTCGGCCGGCAGCCACCAGGTCACCGACGCCGGGTCCGTGCCCGGGCAGGTGGCCCAGACCGCCGAGATCCTCGATCAGGCGGGGCTCACCCGCCCGCCCGGCGAAATCGTCCTGGTGCAGAGCGCCACCTGGACCACCGACGACCCGGCCTTCCGAACCGAGGTCGACCAGGTGATCGCCGCCGTCGACATCACCGGAAAGACCGCAGATCTGCACTCGCCCTACGACACCAAGGCGATCTCCGCCGACCGGCACTCCGCCCTGGTCCAGTTCAGCGTGGTCGGCGACAGTGACCAGGCCAGCAACAACGTGACCGCGCCGCTGACCTCGGTGGCCGCCGTCCAGCGCGGCGACCACTCCTTCACCGTCGCGGAGTTCGGCGAGGCGAGCTCGAACAAGTGGTTCGCCGACCAGTTCAAGGACGACTCCGCCGGTGCCGATTGGACGGCCGTCCCGCTCGCGCTGGGCATCCTGCTGATCGCCTTCGGCGCCCTGGTCGTCGCGGGCGCGCCACCGGCGACCGGCCGTCCGACGGGCCGTCGGATCGATCGGCCTACCGGTCGACCCCGGGTCGTCGGGGTCGACCGGTAG
- a CDS encoding DEAD/DEAH box helicase, whose protein sequence is MTDQSRPTGGRGRPRTQGAQGGAPRSQGSGRPQGQGRPQGQSRRGQGSGRPRGAAPAASADFTVVVGTPARPPAATFAELEMPKALLSALTREGVTEPFPIQSATLPDSIAGRDVLGRGRTGSGKTLAFGLSVLARTTGKRADARKPLALVLVPTRELAQQVTEALTPYATAVNLRIATVVGGMSITRQANALRRGAELLVATPGRLDDLINRQDVRLDEVQITVLDEADQMADMGFLPQVTKLLEQVAEGGQRMLFSATLDKNVDRLVQRFLTDPVTHSVDPSAGAVTTMEHHVLQLDAADKASVTAHVAAREGRVIMFVHTKHGADRLAKQLLASGVRAAALHGGKSQPQRNRTLDQFRDGHVTALIATNVAARGIHIDGLDLVVNVDPPIDHKDYLHRGGRTARAGESGTVVTLVLPEQRRDMTRLMSTAGIRPVTTKVRPGDAELSRITGARTPSGVAVTLAPPVTAEPAQATTAKRRPSGPRSSRPADVDINGNPKRRRPKQRMGTGTAGGNRTAAGFSGKASSGATPGSGSKSGSNYGTGRQRRAAR, encoded by the coding sequence ATGACCGATCAGTCGCGCCCCACCGGTGGCCGTGGCCGCCCCCGCACCCAGGGTGCCCAGGGCGGCGCCCCGCGCAGCCAGGGCTCCGGTCGGCCGCAGGGCCAGGGCCGCCCGCAGGGGCAGTCCCGCCGTGGCCAGGGCTCCGGCCGCCCGCGCGGCGCGGCGCCCGCCGCGTCCGCCGACTTCACGGTGGTCGTCGGCACCCCCGCTCGTCCGCCGGCGGCGACCTTCGCCGAGCTGGAGATGCCCAAGGCGTTGCTCTCCGCGCTGACCCGCGAGGGCGTCACCGAGCCCTTCCCGATCCAGTCCGCGACCCTGCCGGACTCGATCGCCGGGCGCGACGTGCTCGGCCGCGGCCGCACCGGCTCCGGCAAGACGCTCGCCTTCGGCCTGTCCGTGCTGGCCCGCACCACCGGCAAGCGCGCGGACGCCCGCAAGCCGCTGGCCCTGGTGCTGGTCCCCACCCGTGAGCTGGCCCAGCAGGTCACCGAGGCGCTCACCCCCTACGCGACCGCCGTCAACCTGCGGATCGCCACCGTGGTCGGCGGCATGTCGATCACCCGCCAGGCGAACGCGCTGCGGCGCGGCGCCGAGCTGCTGGTGGCCACCCCGGGGCGGCTGGACGACCTGATCAACCGCCAGGACGTGCGGCTGGACGAGGTCCAGATCACCGTCCTGGACGAGGCCGACCAGATGGCCGACATGGGCTTCCTGCCGCAGGTCACCAAGCTCCTGGAGCAGGTCGCCGAGGGCGGGCAGCGGATGCTCTTCTCCGCCACCCTGGACAAGAACGTCGACCGCCTGGTGCAGCGTTTCCTGACCGACCCGGTCACCCACTCGGTGGACCCCTCGGCCGGCGCGGTCACCACCATGGAGCACCACGTGCTCCAGCTGGACGCCGCCGACAAGGCCTCCGTCACCGCGCACGTCGCCGCCCGCGAGGGCCGGGTGATCATGTTCGTGCACACCAAGCACGGCGCCGACCGCCTCGCCAAGCAGCTGCTGGCCAGCGGCGTGCGGGCGGCCGCGCTGCACGGCGGCAAGTCGCAGCCGCAGCGCAACCGCACCCTGGACCAGTTCCGCGACGGCCACGTCACGGCGCTGATCGCCACCAACGTCGCCGCCCGCGGCATCCACATCGACGGCCTCGACCTGGTCGTGAACGTGGACCCGCCGATCGACCACAAGGACTACCTGCACCGCGGCGGCCGCACCGCCCGCGCGGGCGAGTCGGGCACCGTGGTCACCCTGGTGCTGCCCGAGCAGCGCCGGGACATGACCCGCCTGATGTCCACCGCCGGCATCCGCCCGGTCACCACCAAGGTGCGCCCGGGCGACGCCGAGCTGTCCCGGATCACCGGCGCCCGCACGCCCTCGGGCGTCGCGGTGACGCTGGCCCCGCCGGTGACCGCCGAGCCCGCCCAGGCCACCACCGCCAAGCGCCGCCCCTCCGGCCCGCGTTCCAGCCGGCCGGCCGACGTGGACATCAACGGCAACCCCAAGCGCCGCCGCCCCAAGCAGCGGATGGGCACCGGCACCGCGGGGGGCAACCGCACCGCGGCCGGCTTCTCCGGCAAGGCCTCCTCGGGTGCTACCCCGGGCAGCGGCTCGAAGAGCGGCTCCAACTACGGCACCGGACGCCAGCGCCGCGCCGCGCGCTGA